From Sporolactobacillus pectinivorans:
GGTATTTGAAAGGTCACCTAACGTTAGGCGGTAATCTTTTTAGCTCGTTTCTCCGGGCAACCCGTATCGCTGATTTGCACGTTCCGGTCCTCGAAACTTGGCCGACGGTCATGAACGATCTAATGCAGGCGCCGCGATACGACATTGCGCTTTTGGGCTTCGGCCGTTCTCCTTTACCATCTTTAAACAGACTTACTGGGTAGATTTCTTATCTTTCTATTTGCCTGTGTTCGTGGATGTCCTTTTTCCTTTTCATGCATATGGTGTTAATGACCATGAGGGATTCAAAAAGAGGCCGCCGAGGTCATCCCAGTTACTTTTCAAAGAAGTCCAGACGATATTGATCAAAGGGGGAGATGTGATGGGCCTGAAAATTATTAAGCCCGTGTATACTTCTGAGAGTGAGATTACGCTGTCGCCGACTGTCACTCGGTTTTTCTATGAATTGGAACAAGCGGTTCCGGGAGAAACTATTGTGAAAATCGATGCAACTAAATTTTTTGATGACGCAGGTGATGCTGTTGAATCGTTTCCGCCATTAAAGTTAAATAATAGCTTTATTAATGTTTCAATCAATGGCGTGATGCAAATGGAAGATAATGTTGCCTATACTGCCGGTGAGAAGGAGATTGGAAACTTGATGATTACTGTTCCCGAAGGATCGGATATTGCCAAGGGAACGCCCGTTATTGTAGAAGTCATCAATTTTGATCCTGTCTATAAGGCATCCGTGAGTGAGTAGTCGGATATACTGATTTTTAAAAAAAATAAGTGAAGGCTCCATGTTTTTCTATGTGCAGCTTTCGCTTATTTTTAATTCTATGAGAGTTATTCGGGTAAATGCGCAACAAAACATCGGCTACCCCGAAGGACGGGCTTGAAGCCTGTTCGGGCTGGTCGACGTTATTGTTCGCGGTCAGGTTCGCTGTTTGTGAAGAGGCAGAGCAGGATTGTGATCAGTTTAATATAATCGTTAACCTGAATGTCCCGGCAAAGCTCTCCGACAGCAACCGATAACAGTAGGAGAGGCAAAAATCTGCTGTCGTCGATAAACACCACATCCCTTACTTACAGCAGCTTGTAACGCTTAACTTTTTTCCTTTTCCGAGAATTCTTCATGATGCCAGCAATGGTCCGAAGCAACCCTGATTGAAGTCAGTAGAAGGTCATAATCCAATGTCTTTACTGCCTTGCCAAGCGAAGGCAGCACGATCACGATTGGAAAACTTTCAAAACCCTTGACGTAGGCTTCATCATAGGGCATAAAAATCAATCTTGAGCCGCTTGCAGTCAATCTTTTAATTTCGGTTGCTCATTCATGAATGGTAATCGGTTCACGAGCACCGGGCTGGTACAGGGGCAGCCCGACAAAGCCTAAGCCGATTACTGTGATCGGACGCTGCCTCTCTCTTTTGCATTTCAGTTCCATTTCTGTTCCATCTCGTACTTGCAATAACCAGAATATGAAAGGGAAAACGGACGGTTTGGACGAATATAGCCGTTTCATAGAATTAACGGGGGCCTATCTTTGCCGGTTTAAGGGTATTTATGCACGATCAGGAGGGAAATGGGTTTTGAAAAATGGATGAACGTTTGGATGCCATAAATCCGGTATTCACAAAAAAATCACTTTTTTAACACATTGTTTGATTGCCGCCGTTGGAGCACAATGTTATAATTTTTAAGGTAAAAAAGATTTCATGATATTTTTTCCCTTCCGTGGAAAAGATAAGCGTAGCAGGTCTTGCGTCTGTGGAGGCAAGGTTCGGAAGGCTAGGGTTTAGTAATCTTGTGAAAGCGATCACGAAATTTTTTTTACTTTCACAGGTGGATTGGCTTACAGCCTGGCGTTCAGAAACGCCGGGTCAAGAATAAAATTTTTAGGAGGATGTTTGAGCATGGCTTTTAAAATCATTGCATATGGTGTTGAACCTTACGAAGAACACTTGTACGGCGAATTGAACAAATATGGTTATGAAGTGAAACTGGTTAATGACTTGCTGACTGCAGACAACGGTGACTTGGCAAAGGGATTCGACGGTGTCTTGCTGTTCGTTAACTGCCTGGCAGACCGCGCTAACTTGAAAAAATTCAATGACTTCGGTATCAAATATGTATTTACACGTACTGCTGGCTTCAACCACATTGATCTTCAGGCTGCTGCAGACTTTGGCCAGAAAGTTGCCCGTGTACCTGCATATTCTCCGAACGCAATTGCAGAACTTGCTGTTTCATTCGGTACTTCGCTGTCACGCCACACGGTGTACACAACCGGCAGAACAGCGAAACTGAACTTCCAAGTAACTGAAACGATGTTCAGCCATGAAATCCGCAAGAGCACGGTCGGCATTGTTGGCACCGGCCACATTGGCTGCGTTGAAGCTGAACTTTATAAGGGCCTTGGTGCTAAGCTGCTCGGCTATGATATTTTCCAGAGCGACTTTGCCAAGAAACTCGTTGAATTTAAGGAACTGGATGAACTGCTTGCTGAATCGGATATCGTCAGCCTGCATCTTCCTTATTTCCCTGGCAAGAATGAAAACTTCGTTGGTGAAGATTTCATCAGCAAAATGAAAGACGGAGCAATTCTGGTTAATACGGCACGTGGTGAAATCGTTGACGAAGCTGCAGTTGTCAAGGCAATCAAGAGCGGCAAACTTGGCGGCTTCGGAGCTGACGTGCTGACTGACGAGACACGCTTCTTCGGCAAGGACTTCTCGGATGGCAAAACATTCCCTGATGCAACAATCAAGGAACTCCTTGAATTGTATCCGAAAGTCTTGATTACACCTCATGTTGCAGCGATGACGGACGAAGCGGTTTCCAACATGATTTCAACAAGCTATGACAATTTCAACGCTGCAATCAACGGTGAAGATCTTGGCAGAGCTGAAGTTAAGCTGCCGGAATCGGCTGCAAAATAAGTTTGATTTTAAAATCTCATTGAATAAACATAAGGCGGTCGCACATTTTATTTGTGCGGCTGTTTTTTTGTCTGGGAAATTGGAAATTGTCGACTGGGTGGATAACTGCCCGTTAAACGATCTGCGGAACGCTTATGGGCATGGCTAAGCGACACAACGGCGTCACTAAACAAATGCTTAAAGAGCATTTTGATAGGTTCTGGAAGCTTCATTCTAGAAAATGAACCGAATCAAGGAAAAAACGAACCGAAATCGGCTGATATACTCCGCTTGAGATCCGGAACAAAATGCTAAAGAAGTGATAGGCCGCGGAAAATTATTATGTTTTATTTTTTGAAAACATTTTTCAGAATTCTTAATTTATAGATTGACATGGAACTGACCAACGTGTAGACTTAAGGTCAATCACAAGTTTACGAGGTTACTGAGAGGATGTATATGATGTTCCTTGCGCGGATAAGTGGACAGCGAGTCATTATTTTGATTAGCTAGGACTCAGTGAACGACAGTCGGAAAAACCGATGACGTTTGCTCGAGTCCTGTTCGCTTCTGTGCGGGACTTGCGCATGGCCCCATTCAGAGCGATCTGGGTGGGGCCTTTTACATCTGCGGCAACAGGTTGTGATAAAAAGAGAACTTTAAAGAGAAAAAGGAGACGAAACAGAATGAAAATTGTAGTTGTTGGTGCGGGAGCAATGGGTCTGAGATATGGCGTCCTGCTGCAGGAAGTGGGGAACGATGTACAGTTTGTGGATACATGGGAACCGAATGTTGCCGCTATCCAAAAGAATCATGGTGTGGAAGTAACGCGTGACGGAGAGAACCCGCATTTAGTAAACGTGGCCGTACGCTATCCGGAAGAATATCATGGTGAACCTGATCTTGTCATTGTGTTCATTAAAGACATGCATACAGTTGAAGTGATGGAACGCTGTAAACATTTCCTTGGTGAAAATACTTACGTTCTGACTAACCAGAATGGATATGGCGGAGCTGAATATATTGCTCAGTTTGTTGACAGGAAGAAAATCATTGCCGGGACAGCCATGGTTGCAACCGTTATGAAGGGACCGGGCAAAGTGGATTTTGTCGGCAAACGCGGAGCCGGACATGTTCATATTGTAAAAATGGAAGGGGGACCGGATCCGTTTATTTATAAAGTGGCTGATGAAATGGAAAAGGCGCTGATGCATCCTACTGTGCAGACAGACTACATGGGAACGGTGTGGACCAAACTTGTCTTCAATTCTGTTGTCAACACACTGTGCACATTAATGAATATCAAGATGGGTGAGTTCGCGGCTTATAAAAATGCGGAAGAAATGTCGCGGAAGCTGATTTATGAAGCGTATGAAGCGATTGACGCGGAAGGTATTCAGATGGAAGTGAATCGCGATGAACTGGTTAAGCAGATCATGTTCGTATCGGAAGTATCGAACCCGCTGCACTATCCGTCCATGCATCAGGACATGACCACCAACAGGCCGACGGAAGTGGACTATATCAATGGAGCCATCGTCAGGCTCGCTGAAAAGCATGGACTGAAGGCCCCTTATCACTCGATGCTTGTGGATCTCGTGCATCTGAAAGAAGCTTCCCGCAAATATGAAGAGGAATCTGTCAAACAGGGTTAAGCAAAATCTGAACTTCGGATAATCGATCAGTCGGTTGTTTGGAGTTTTTTTGCGGCTTTTTTTCCGATGGGTTAAAATAACAGGAGATAGTTTCACCAAAATAAGGGATGTCTAGGAAATCGCAATTAAAACTGGGGGATATCATGGAAGAAAAATTCAAACGGATTCATATTATTGTGATGGATTCAGTTGGAATCGGGGAAGCATCCGACGCTGCAACATACGGCGATGAGGGCTGCGATACGCTTGGCCATACGGCAGAGGCAATGGGCGGGCTGCACGTCCCGAATCTGGAAAAGTTGGGACTGTCGAATATCCGCCCCGAAAAACCAATTCAAGGGGTAGCGGTGCAGGAACATCCCACGGCTTTTTATACGAAAATGCATGAAGTGTCTGCCGGCAAGGATAGCATGGACGGTCACTGGGAGATGATGGGTCTTCCGGTCATGACGCCGCTTCACACGTTTCCGAACGGCTTTCCGGATGAACTGATCCGGAAGATAGAAAAGTTCAGCGGCCGCAAAGTCATTTGGAACAAACCAGCGAGCGGAACGGAGATCATCAAGAGATTTGGCGAACGGCAAATGAAAACCGGAGAGCTGATCATCTATACATCGGGCGATTCGGTGCTGCAGATTGCCGCTCATGAACAGGTAATTCCACTCGACGAACTTTATGAGATCTGTGAATACAGCCGCAAGCTGACCATCGATGAACCTTATCATTTAGGCAGGGTGATTGCACGTCCTTATATTGGCAACCGTGCGGATAACTTTGAGCGGACAGCCAACCGGCGCGATCTGACTTTGGTGCCGCCTGAGAAAATGGTGATGGACACACTGGTTGAGGCAGGGTTTGAATCACTGGCAATCGGGAAAATCAACGATATTTTCAGTGGGCATGGTATCTCAGAAGGCTGGCACACAGTCAGCAATGAAGACGGGATGAACCGCCTGATCCAGGTGCTGGATCGTGATTTTCGCGGCCTCAGTTTCACGAATCTGGTTGATTTTGATGCAAAGTACGGGCATCGCCGTGAGCCGGTGCTTTTTGGTAAAGCACTCGAAGCTTTTGATCACCAGTTGGGTGAAGCAGTGGCAAAACTGACGGATCAGGATCTTATGATGATCACGGCCGATCATGGCAATGATCCGGGATTCAGAGGAACGGACCATACGCGTGAATACGTACCGTTGCTGATTTATTCTCCCAAGTTTGCAGAAGGGCGGGCGCTTCCTGTCCGTCAAATTTTTTCAGACGTTGGTGCGACTGCGGCAGATAATTTCGGTGTACGCATGCCCAGGGTGGGAACCAGTTTTCTCGATGAATTAAGCTGAAACGGGATGTGGTGCGATGAGAATGGTCGATATTATTGCGAAAAAAAGGGATGGATTTGAGCTTTCTCCGGAGGAAATTCGTTTTTTCATCGATGGCTACGTTGATGGAACCATTCCTGATTATCAGGCGAGTGCTCTGACCATGGCGATTTATTTTCGAGATATGACTGATCGGGAAATCGCCGAACTGACCCGTTCGATGGTCAACTCTGGTGAGACAGTTGATTTGTCAGGAATCAGAGGGATTAAGGTGGACAAGCATTCAACTGGCGGAGTCGGTGATACAACAACACTTGTTTTAGCCCCTCTTGTTGCCTCGGTCGGGGTTCCGGTTGCCAAGATGACCGGGCGCGGGCTTGGTTTTACGGGCGGTACGATCGATAAACTGGAGTCAATCAAGGGATTTCACGCTGAACTGACGCCGGAGAGGTTCATTGAGCTAGTCAACCGTGATCGGATTGCCGTGATCGGGCAAAGCGGCGAGCTCGTTCCTGCCGATAAGAAACTATATGCGCTGCGCGATGTGAGCGGGTCTGTGGAATCGATCCCGTTGATTGCGAGCTCAATTATGAGCAAGAAAATAGCAGCCGGAGCGGATGCGATTGTCCTGGAGGTAACCACCGGAGCGGGCGCTTTCATGAAAGATGAAAAAGATGCGGTACGCCTGGCCGAAACGATGGTGCACATCGGGCAGCGTGTCGGCAGAAAAACCGCGGCGGTGATTACGGATATGTCTCAGCCGCTCGGCCGTGCTGTGGGCAATGCACTTGAAGTTAAAGAAGCTATCGATACTTTAAAAGGGCAAGGTCCGGCCGATCTCAAAGAACTGGTCCTGGCTTTGGGCAGCCTGATGGTGCAATCAGCCGGCAAAGCGGATTCGAAAGAAGAGGCTGAGAAACTTCTGGAAAATTCATTGTCGCAAGGCAAAGCACTGAAGAAATTCCGGCAATTTATAGCCAACCAGGGTGGAAATCCGGATGTGGCAGATCATCCGGAACAATTGCCTCAGGCCAGGTTTCAAATCGAGCTTCTGGCAAAAACTTCAGGTTTTGTGACTGAGATGGCAGCGGATCAGATTGGACTGGTTGCCATGCAGTTGGGTGCCGGAAGAGCAACCAAAGAAGACAGCATTGATTTTGCTGCCGGAATCATGCTCCACAAAAAAGTCGGCGATCCGGTAACGGCAGGGGAATCCCTTCTGACGATTCACTCAGATCATGCCGATGTCGATGATGTGAGAGACAAGCTTTACCGTAGTATCAGAATCAACAGCCATGCGGAAAAACCACGGCTGATCCATCAAATAATTACAGAATGAGAATAAAGGGAGATAAAAAATGGTCAGCCTCGCAAAATATATTGATCATACGGCTCTAAAGCCGAATGTGACAAAAGCAGATATTCTAAAACTGACAGACGAAGCGAAAAAATTCGGTTTTGCTTCGGTATGTGTCAATCCATATTGGGTGAGTCTGGCAGCGCAGCAGCTGAAAGACTCAGAGGTGAAAGTCTGTACGGTTATTGGCTTTCCTCTTGGAGCAAATACAGCTTCAGTAAAGGCCTATGAAACGCGGGAAGCGATTGAGAACGGTGCCGGTGAAGTGGATATGGTGATCAATATAGGTGCACTGAAAAGCGGCCTTGAAGATGCGGTGGAGGAAGATATCCGTGCCGTGACAAAAGTTGCCGGTGGAAAGGCGCTGGTAAAAGTAATTATTGAAGCTTGCTTGCTAACTGATGAAGAGAAAATTAAGGCATGCCGGCTTGCTGTTAAAGCAGGCGCAGATTATGTCAAAACATCAACCGGTTTTTCAACGGGTGGAGCGACTCCTGAAGACGTTGCGCTGATGCGCCAGACTGTTGGGAATGATATCGGGGTCAAGGCGGCGGGGGGCATCCATTCTAGAATCGATGCGGAAGCTATGATTGCAGCTGGAGCTTCGCGGATCGGAGCCAGTTCTGGCGTGAAAATTATTGCTGAATGAGCGACGGGCAGTTGGTTCATCTGCACAAGACTGATAGTCTCAGACTGTTCAAGAGTTTGGCACTTGAAATATATTCATCAATTGTGTTATAATTTTTTTCGTGCTCAATAAAGGGCAATATGACGATAGGGCGTTGGGCAAGTGGTTAAGCCAATGGATTCTCATTCCATGATCACGGGTTCAATTCCCGTACGCCTTATTATTTTTTAAGAGAAACCATCTGATGCGGCCACTCAGGCGTCCGTATTGGGTGGCTTTTGCATTTTTTCGACTTGCAAATTGTACAAAAAGCTGTAATTTATGCCACAGATTATTGAAAACGCTTACGAACGAGGATACAATAGAAATGGAAATAATGTGAACAAATTGTGACGAAAACATTTAAGGTAAACTTCTTGATGAATAGATCGAAGGGGGCGAACTATTTTGGGACGAAAGAAAATTGTCATTCTTGGCGCAGGATACGGAGGGCTCAGGGCATTAAAAAAATTGCAGGATATGCATCCGGATGTCGATCTGGTGATCATTAACAGAAATGATTATCATTGCGAAGCGACTCTGCTGCACGAGGTGGCAGCAGGCACGACAGAGGCTGAGGGTATCTGTTATCCGATCAATTATGTGATTGACAGAAAGCAGACTTTGTTTATTCAGGATACGGTTCTAGGCGTTGATCAGAAAGCAAAGAAAGTGATTCTGGAAAGACATGCACCTCTAGTTTACGATTATTTGCTGATTGCCCTCGGTTTTGAACCTGAATCATTTGGTATACAGGGTATATCGGAATATGCACTTGCTATTTCCGATATTCCTTCAGTAAAGCGGATCCGTCGGCATTTAGAAAATGAGCTGGTCAAATGGCGTGAAGACCCTAATGACGAGCATCTGACAGTTGTTGTCGGCGGCGCAGGATTTACAAGTTTCGAATTTCTCGGCGAATTGACGGATCACCTGCCAAAGCTGGCAGAACGCTACCATATCGATCAGGATAATATGCATGTGGTTTGTATTGAACCAACACCGAACGTGTTACCCATGTTTGATCGACGCCTCGCAGATTATGGCAGCCGGAAATTGAGGGACCGCGGTGTTGAATTTGTCATTGGTCGTGTCAACCGAGTTGTCCCCGGACACGTCTACTATAAAAACGGTGATAATTTAAAAGTGATTCATGCAGGAACCTTTATATGGACGGGCGGGGTAAGAGGCAGCTCTGTTATTGCGGCATCCGGGTTTCGGCAGCATCGCGGCAGGGTTCCGGTAAATGCGGATCTGACCGTTCCTGATGCCGGCGATATCATGATTATTGGTGACTGTTCTGCGGTAATCGATCCGGAGAGCGGGCAGCCCTTTCCGACAACTGCACAGATTGCGATTCAGCAGGCCAACTATGCGGCCTATAATCTGAATGCTCTGGTCAGAGGAAAGCCGATGAAAAACTTTGTTTATAAGACAAAGGGAACAGTCTGCTCTCTTGGGAAAAATGATGCCATGGGCCAGGTGCTGGGGAAAAATTTTAAGGGATATCCGGCATCATTCATGAAGAAAGTGATTGAGAATCGTTCGCTCGTGCAAATCGGCGGTGTTGAAACCATGCTGAAAAAGGGCCGCTTTAACTTTAACAGATAATTATTTGCAAAGAAGAACCGCCTCCGGTATTTATTCCGAGAGGCGGTTCTGATTTATTTGACCCTTGTTAAACGTTCTTTATCTTTTTATAGCAATCTTATTTAATTGTGACAGGTTCAGGGATCTTGGCAAGTGCCTGATCCAGATCCCAGATAATGTCATCCACACTTTCAATGCCGATTGATACACGAATCAAATCCGGTGTAACACCGGTGACAGCCTGTTCCTCAGGGGTCAGTTCTGCGTGTGTGGTGCTTGCAGGATGGATGATCAGTGACTTGGCATCGGCAACATTGGCAAGCAGAGAGAACAGCTTAACATTGTTGATCAGCGTTTTTCCTGCTTCCAGTCCGCCTTTGACACCGAAAGTAAAAATCGATCCGGCACCTTTTGGCAAATACTTCTTGGCCAGTTCGCGATAAGGGCTGCCTTCGAGTTCAGGATAATTGACCCAGGTGACCTTTGGATGGTTGCTGAGGAACTTAACCACTTTGCGCGCGTTCTGAACGTGGCGTTCAACACGGACTGACAATGATTCAAGTCCCTGCAGGAAATAGAATGCGTTCTGCGGGCTGATTGTCGCGCCGGTATTGCGAAGCAGCTGGACGCGGGCCTTTGCTGCGAATGAAGCAGGAGCCAGATCTGCGTAAACCAATCCACCGTAACTTTTATCCGGTTCTGTGAAGTCCGGGAATTTACCGCTTGCGCGCCAATCGAATTTACCGCCATCAACAATGACACCACCGATAGCCGTGCCATGTCCGCCAATGAACTTTGTGGCAGAATGGACAACGACATCCGCGCCGAAATCGATTGGCCGGATTAGATAAGGTGTACCAAAAGTGTTGTCGATAATGAAAGGAATCTTATTTTCATGGGCAATTTTAGCAACCGCTTCAATATCAAGGACGTTGATTTTTGGGTTGCCTATGGTTTCACCATAAATAGCTTTTGTTTTGTTATCAATCGCTGCACGGAAGTTTTCAGGATCATCGGGGTCAACGAATTTAACGTCGATTCCCAGTTTTTTCAGCGTCACGGAAAACAGCTCGAACGTACCGCCATACAGTGTGCTGGCAGAAACGATATTGTCGCCGCTGCTTGCTACGTTCAAAATGGCATAAGTGATTGCCGCCAGCCCTGAAGCGGTGGCCAGCCCGGCCACACCGCCTTCCAGTGCAGCAATGCGTTTTTCAAAGACATCTTCCGTAGGGTTCATGATGCGTGCGTACACATTGCCTGGTTTTTTCAGTTGAAAAAAGTCCGCCGCTTCGTCAGCGTCTTTAAAAACAAATGAACTTGTCTGGTAAATCGGTACGGCACGTGCCCCTGTGGCCGGATCGGGAACCTGCCCGGCATGCACCTGCAATGTTTCAAAACCAAACTGCCTTTTTTCTTCAGCCATTTCGATCTCTCCCTACACTCCTAATTTTAATTAAATAAAATCTTAGATTTGGAAAGAATTACAGATTGGAAAGGGCTGCAAATAAAAAAGCTGCTCCCGCCAGAATAGAGGGAAGCAGCTTTTTCGCCGATTCTTTTCTTATCTGCCAGAATTTAATCTGCTGGAATTAACACCATACACTGCGTGCTGGTTGTCGGGCTTCGCAGGGCCAGTCCCTCCGCCACTCTTGATAAGATTTATTTAATTGACGTTAGTTTACTACCATTTACAAACTTAGTCAACACATAAATACAAGTAAATTGCTGGCTTTAATATATTTTTTTAACTATAAAAAAGGAGGAGGGCAGCGCTGCTCTCTTCCTTTTAAAAATGATTAGATATCTTAAAAATATCTGATTAGTAGAGTCCGTCAACTGTCTCTTTTGTGCTGATGAAGATATTCTTAGTCTGAGTGTATGCTTCGAGAATACTCTTGTACGTTTCACGACCGATGCCGGATTTTTTATAGCCGCCAAACGGCGCACCTGCAGGCAGCTGGTTGTACGTGTTGACCCACATCCGTCCGGTGCGGACGCCGCGTGCAACTTTAAGCGCCGTATTCAGATTGCTCGTCCAGACCGCTCCGCCCAGACCGTAATCAGACTGGTTAGCCAGCTTGATGACTTCATTGGTGTCCTTGAATTTGATCACGGTCGCAACCGGTCCGAAGATTTCCTCCTGTGCAATCCGCATGTTGTTCGTGGCATTAGCGAGGATGGTTGGTGCCATGAATTCACCATTTTCCAAGCCGTCCCTCATCAGTTTCTTGCCGCCGGTTACCAGCTTTGCGCCTTCATCTTTGCCGATCTTGACGTAATCCAGAATTTTTTCCAGCTGGCGCTTGTTGACCTGGGCACCCATCTGAACGCCGTCTTCCCAGGGAAGGCCGACTTTGACATTTTCAAAAGCATCTTTCAGAGCGCCCACGAATTTGTCATAGATACCCTCCTGAACAAAGATTCGCGAACCTGCGCAGCAAACCTGGCCCTGGTTGAACAGAATGCCGAGCTGTGCCCCTTCAATCGCTCTGTCCCAAGGTGCGTCATCGAAGAAAATATTCGCCGATTTGCCGCCGAGTTCCAGTGTAGCTGGAATCAGGCGTTTAGCTGCGGCATCGGCCACTTCATAGCCGACCTGAGTAGAGCCGGTGAATGCCAGCTTTGCAAAACCGTCATGATGCAGCATGTAATCGCCGGAATCGGATCCGCGGCCGGTAATGACGTTAACAACACCTGCCGGAAGAGCCTGATCCAGCAGCTTAGCCAGTTCGAGCAGACTCAGCGAGGTAGAGGATGAAGGATGGATAACAACGGTATTGCCAGCGGCGATAGCCGGTGCGATTTTCCAGGCCGCCATCAGTAGCGGGAAGTTCCACGGAACAATCTGGCCGACAACCCCGATCGGTTCCTTAAGGTTAATGGTCAACGTGTTTTCATCAAGTGCTTTGGCTGTGCCTTCTTCTGAACGGATAACTCCGGCAAAATAGCGGAAGTGGTCAGAGCTGGCGGGAATATCCACTGTGCTCGTTTCTCTGAAGGGCTTGCCGTTGTCCAATGTCTCAACGAGTGCCAGATGATCGGCATTTGCATCAATCAGATCGGCTATTTTCAGCAGAATAGCACTTTTTTCCTGAACACCGACTTCTTTCCAAGTTTCGAAAGCTTTTGTTGCTGCTTCAACGGCAGCATCTACATCTTCATGACTGGCGTTAACGAATTCGGTCAGTTTTTCGCCGGTACTAGGGTTATAGCTTGCGATTTTTCTTCCATCAGAGCCTTCAACCCACTTTCCGCCAATGTATAATTTGTAATCCGTGTCAATGGCATGATCAAGAACGGTGCTTTGGATACTCATAAACTAAACTCCCTTTCTTGTTTAAAGTGTAATTTATAGCACGCTTTCATTGTAGAACACAATAGGAGAAAATAAAATGAAAACGCTCTATTTTTTATATGGTTGATAGAATCATATGGAAGAGTTACCGAACCGGCTTATTCAAAAGGATAGCGGATACCCCATTGGTTCCTGACATGAGTCATAATGCTGATAACGTCTGAAGTAAGTGACAGCGTGTCCTCACTGCGTTCTCCGAGAACGGCTGCATTCATATCCTCATATTCGTAGGCCATGGCCTTCGCCGTTTCACCGGCATCGACGGTTTCCGTCGTTCCGTCAGGGTAAGCCAGCGTCGCTTGATCAGCCCTTGGGAAGTTATCGACAGTAATATAAGCTTTATCTCCGGTAATAATACCTCTCTTCGGGAGTTTCGCACGCATGGTCAGCGCAACTACTGCCATCTGGTCATCAGAGTTTTTCAGGATGATACCGGATGATTCATCAACGCCGGTTTCAAATGTTTTGACCGTGGTAAGCACTTCATCAGGCTGGCTCGACAGAAAGAATCGCGCAAACGACAGAGCATAAGTGCCGATATCAAGAAGTGCGCCGCCGGCAAGGTTCATATTGAAAAAACGGCTCTTGGTATCATAAGGTTTTAAGCTCCCGAACGAGACCTGAACCATTTTCAGTTCACCGATTTTTCCGCTGGCTACC
This genomic window contains:
- a CDS encoding O-acetylhomoserine aminocarboxypropyltransferase/cysteine synthase family protein, whose product is MAEEKRQFGFETLQVHAGQVPDPATGARAVPIYQTSSFVFKDADEAADFFQLKKPGNVYARIMNPTEDVFEKRIAALEGGVAGLATASGLAAITYAILNVASSGDNIVSASTLYGGTFELFSVTLKKLGIDVKFVDPDDPENFRAAIDNKTKAIYGETIGNPKINVLDIEAVAKIAHENKIPFIIDNTFGTPYLIRPIDFGADVVVHSATKFIGGHGTAIGGVIVDGGKFDWRASGKFPDFTEPDKSYGGLVYADLAPASFAAKARVQLLRNTGATISPQNAFYFLQGLESLSVRVERHVQNARKVVKFLSNHPKVTWVNYPELEGSPYRELAKKYLPKGAGSIFTFGVKGGLEAGKTLINNVKLFSLLANVADAKSLIIHPASTTHAELTPEEQAVTGVTPDLIRVSIGIESVDDIIWDLDQALAKIPEPVTIK
- a CDS encoding aldehyde dehydrogenase family protein: MSIQSTVLDHAIDTDYKLYIGGKWVEGSDGRKIASYNPSTGEKLTEFVNASHEDVDAAVEAATKAFETWKEVGVQEKSAILLKIADLIDANADHLALVETLDNGKPFRETSTVDIPASSDHFRYFAGVIRSEEGTAKALDENTLTINLKEPIGVVGQIVPWNFPLLMAAWKIAPAIAAGNTVVIHPSSSTSLSLLELAKLLDQALPAGVVNVITGRGSDSGDYMLHHDGFAKLAFTGSTQVGYEVADAAAKRLIPATLELGGKSANIFFDDAPWDRAIEGAQLGILFNQGQVCCAGSRIFVQEGIYDKFVGALKDAFENVKVGLPWEDGVQMGAQVNKRQLEKILDYVKIGKDEGAKLVTGGKKLMRDGLENGEFMAPTILANATNNMRIAQEEIFGPVATVIKFKDTNEVIKLANQSDYGLGGAVWTSNLNTALKVARGVRTGRMWVNTYNQLPAGAPFGGYKKSGIGRETYKSILEAYTQTKNIFISTKETVDGLY
- a CDS encoding Gfo/Idh/MocA family protein — translated: MKEFKWAIIGPGSIASEFADTVHAAGRKIYAVGSRNLERAKAFADAHHIEKAYGDYDEMLKDPNIDIIYLSTPHSNHYDYLVKSLKNGKHVLCEKAITVSSEQLDPVIRLAKEKHLVVAEAMTIYHMPLYRKLKEMVASGKIGELKMVQVSFGSLKPYDTKSRFFNMNLAGGALLDIGTYALSFARFFLSSQPDEVLTTVKTFETGVDESSGIILKNSDDQMAVVALTMRAKLPKRGIITGDKAYITVDNFPRADQATLAYPDGTTETVDAGETAKAMAYEYEDMNAAVLGERSEDTLSLTSDVISIMTHVRNQWGIRYPFE